A genomic segment from Salvia splendens isolate huo1 chromosome 13, SspV2, whole genome shotgun sequence encodes:
- the LOC121760613 gene encoding uncharacterized protein LOC121760613 has protein sequence MVREGPSSERHQAFVPENILNIGYATTSNGLPAIYFSSSETQKLATRLGHAIVGKFSHSIPASHQIQKALDNIKFSRGFTWKYINAKHVLVQFEDIADYARLLGGPKETPVWYVDRHPMRIFKWAPDFDAYCESPIAAIWCNLIGLPIHLFDQSALFAIEKLLGTPIQVDRATANKTRLSFARICIEIDITKPPPEEINLDICGRETVQQVRWDKIPAYCSECRHVGHKSEACYAAGKAVRPPKRNYNITTPRQPHQGAQGLKGGYDQPKENLNSKEGKTTLETQRNGSSTDHNNKQ, from the coding sequence ATGGTTCGGGAAGGTCCGAGCTCCGAACGTCACCAAGCCTTTGTCCCGGAAAATATTCTAAACATTGGCTATGCTACCACATCAAATGGGCTCCCGGCGATTTATTTCTCATCATCGGAGACACAGAAATTGGCAACGAGACTCGGCCATGCTATCGTCGGTAAGTTCTCCCATTCTATTCCGGCTTCGCACCAAATACAAAAAGCACTTGATAACATCAAATTTAGTCGAGGCTTTACATGGAAGTATATTAATGCAAAACAtgttcttgttcaatttgaggatattGCAGACTATGCTAGGCTGCTTGGTGGCCCCAAGGAGACCCCGGTGTGGTATGTTGATCGACATCCTATGCGAATCTTCAAATGGGCgccggactttgatgcatatTGTGAATCCCCCATAGCGGCAATTTGGtgtaacctaattggcctccccatccACCTGTTTGACCAATCGGCCCTTTTTGCCATCGAAAAACTCCTTGGGACCcctatccaagtggatcgagctaCAGCCAACAAGACACGACTatcatttgcccgaatttgcaTCGAGATCGACATAACGAAGCCACCACCCGAGGAGATCAAccttgacatttgtgggcgTGAAACCGTGCAACAAGTgaggtgggataagatcccggcATATTGTAGTGAGTGTAGGCACGTGGGGCATAAAAGTGAGGCTTGTTATGCGGCGGGTAAAGCGGTCCGACCCCCGAAGAGGAACTACAATATTACCACGCCGAGACAGCCACACCAAGGGGCCCAAGGTTTGAAGGGAGGATATGACCAACCGAAGGAAAACTTGAACAGCAAGGAGGGGAAAACAACATTGGAGACCCAAAGAAATGGAAGCTCAACCGATCATAACAACAAGCAATAG
- the LOC121760614 gene encoding uncharacterized protein LOC121760614 encodes MVTKWQPPDPPWIKFNVKGAYIEVTGRSGGGGIFRNPHGNLVSAFLAPLAAKSELEAELEMICRGLSHARGCGHRTWVETSSRQAPPLINKGEWGPANVRHLMVNIRHLMAESNSRISTTHHVGNKAAALLAQLGIEATLRQTIAEDSAPRLLRAIIHLEKSGTPYISLRGDG; translated from the coding sequence ATGGTCACGAAATGGCAGCCACCGGACCCCCCATGGATCAAATTTAATGTCAAGGGAGCCTACATTGAGGTGACAGGTCGATCCGGTGGCGGAGGCATCTTTCGGAATCCTCACGGCAACCTTGTCTCGGCCTTCCTCGCACCATTGGCCGCGAAGTCCGAACTCGAAGCGGAATTGGAGATGATCTGCCGGGGCCTCTCCCATGCTAGAGGCTGTGGCCATCGGACATGGGTCGAGACCAGCTCGAGACAAGCCCCGCCTCTGATTAACAAAGGCGAATGGGGACCAGCCAACGTCCGGCACCTCATGGTTAACATTCGACATTTGATGGCCGAGAGCAATAGCCGAATTAGCACCACCCACCACGTTGGCAACAAAGCAGCAGCCCTTCTAGCTCAATTGGGAATTGAAGCCACACTTCGCCAGACCATCGCGGAAGACTCAGCACCTAGGTTACTTCGTGCAATCATCCATCTTGAAAAGTCGGGCACGCCCTACATTAGCCTAAGGGGCGATGGGTGA